The genomic interval CGAAAGATAAAGTCCAGTGATCACAGCTCCCGCGAGGAACAGCACTGCCTTGGCGATGATCCAGGCGACACCACTCAGGGGCAATCCGCCACTGCCGCGATTGGCCGCCAGGATCATTCCACTGACCACCGCGAGAACGAGCAGCCCCAGGACGTCATCAATGACCGCCGCTCCCAGGATGATGCGGGCCTCTTTGGTCCTCACCTTCCCCAGGTCGCGTAAGACTCGCGCGGTGATCCCGACACTCGTCGCGCACAGCACCGCCCCGATGTAGATATGAACAAGCCGCCCTTCGTGAGGAAGGAACCAGGCGGCGACGCCCCAGCCCAGCACCATCGGAGCGATGACGCCCGCCGTGGCCACAAGCAGTGACGACAGACCCACCCTGATCATCTCCTTCACATTCGACTCCAGCCCCACTTCAAACAGCAAGAGGATCACTCCGATTTCCGCCAGAACAGCAATCACCTCCTCAGTTTTCAAAAAGTCCAACCCGTGGAAGCCGAAGAGACCGAGATTGCCGATGATCACTCCGGCAATCAATTCACCGAGCACGGCGGGCTGACGAAGGCGCTCAAAGAGTTCGCCTCCCAGCTTGGCGGCTACCAGAATCACGATAATCGAAATGAGAACGGACGCGATCGCCTCCCCGTGATTCTCCCCGGGGTCCGCCGCGAGAGCGACCGTCGGAATCAACAGGCTCAAAGACAAAAGTCCGAATTGCGCCGGAAGTTTTCCCATAAGGGCATAGAATCTACAAGAAAGGGGATGACTTTGCTACCGTCGAACTCCGGCAGAAAGAGGCGTCGGGCTCTTCGCGCAACCGTGATCCCGCACACCAGCGGAGGAATCTCACGCTCTGAGTTTTCTCCGCCACTGCTGGACAGATGCCGAGGAGTCAGGTACTATCGTTTCGGCCATGAGTGAGAGAGGGCGCGAAATGGAGACCCCTTATGCCGATCGCCTGAACAGAAGCGACTTCCGGAGACCCGGATCACAGGCAACACAGGCCGTCAATGATCGGCCCTCCTTCACAAGACGAATGTCGAAGCCGATCGCAATGATCCCGTTGCCGCACCGGCATGAGAATTCCGCCCACACCCGCGCCGCGACCGCCGCCGGCATGGAGCGGGGCGTCTGGCCGTCAGAACATGATAAGAACAGATGGCGCGTCTGTGATCCTTCCCCGGGAAAGTTACTCGTGGAGCGGAAGGTCGCGCGGACATTTCCGTCGGCGAAAGGACACAGGCTCGAAACTCGGCATCACGCAGGAGGACGATTGTGTTGAAGAAGAAGTTGAGAATTGGGCTCATCGAACTTCCCGCCACCGTGGATGGTCGGCTCAATGGCAAGCTGGCCAGAGATGTCTATTCTCTTTTTCGATTCCCGGCCCGAGGGATTCCGATTTTGACCGGTATCGTGCAGCAGGCGGGCTATACGAATCTCGTCGTGATCAATCCGAAATACCGCAATCGAGAGGGACGCCTCACGGCGGCGGACTTTCAGGCACTGGCCGCGTGCGACGTCGTCGGTATTTCCGCGATCACGCGAACGGCCCCGCAATCGTACGAACTGGCCGATGAACTCAAGCGCGTCAATCCCCGGATCAAAATCATCTTCGGGGGGCCGCATACCACAACGTTGCCGGAGGAAGCCCTTCAGCACGGTGACCTCGTGGTGCTGCACGAGGGCGATCACACGATCCGCGACGTCATGGACCGACTCGAGGATAGCCTCGATATGCCGGAACTGTCGGATGTTCCCGGTCTCGTCTTCAAGACGCCGGAGGGCGAGATCGTGCGCACGGCCGACCGTCCGTTCCTCACGCCGGAGGAATTATCGGCGTTACCCTTCCCCGTCTTCGCTCCCGAAGAGCTACGGGCCATCAGCCACAACGTCATTACCACCTCGCGCGGCTGCCCGTACCAGTGCGAGTTC from Blastocatellia bacterium carries:
- a CDS encoding cation:proton antiporter, which codes for MGKLPAQFGLLSLSLLIPTVALAADPGENHGEAIASVLISIIVILVAAKLGGELFERLRQPAVLGELIAGVIIGNLGLFGFHGLDFLKTEEVIAVLAEIGVILLLFEVGLESNVKEMIRVGLSSLLVATAGVIAPMVLGWGVAAWFLPHEGRLVHIYIGAVLCATSVGITARVLRDLGKVRTKEARIILGAAVIDDVLGLLVLAVVSGMILAANRGSGGLPLSGVAWIIAKAVLFLAGAVITGLYLSPKLFGVASRLRVHGMLLVTSLVFCFTLAYLAHAIGLATIVGAFAAGLILDPVHYRDFLDRGEHTIEELLRPLTTVLVPMFFVLMGIRVDLAALGQLNILGFAALLTLAAILGKQVCGLAVVERGLNRLAIGLGMIPRGEVGLIFASIGMTLRLNGEPVVTVSTFSAAVIMVMATTLLTPPLLAWALARGASE
- a CDS encoding radical SAM protein → MLKKKLRIGLIELPATVDGRLNGKLARDVYSLFRFPARGIPILTGIVQQAGYTNLVVINPKYRNREGRLTAADFQALAACDVVGISAITRTAPQSYELADELKRVNPRIKIIFGGPHTTTLPEEALQHGDLVVLHEGDHTIRDVMDRLEDSLDMPELSDVPGLVFKTPEGEIVRTADRPFLTPEELSALPFPVFAPEELRAISHNVITTSRGCPYQCEFCDVIVNFGGQFRFMDDDRVIELIKYVTGLKPTPLFFGDDIFTANKKRTQRLLERILREGIRMPRWAHQDRVESARDMEVLWLKKRANCNYVMIGLESVNPDTLKLYNKHATVEKNRLAVEAYHRVGIKVHGMFVLGSDADTPETIRQTLEWAKKMKLETAQFFALTA